The Leptospira bouyouniensis genome contains a region encoding:
- the pepN gene encoding aminopeptidase N: MTSSSSSPVHKIEDYSPNLWSTPKVHLRFDLDPHLTVVRADYEVKLNGESLGPLFLNGENLEFLSLRLNGTIADPSEYEISELGLVVFHPPGANFHLTIENRICPSKNTSLEGLYKSGSMLCTQNEPEGFRKIVYSIDRPDNMMRFFVTISGDPSFFPVMLSNGNFITERNLPDGKKEVDWEDPFPKPTYLFALVAGELVETNDEFITKSAKKVTLKIFVEKGNENKVNFAFDSLKKAMKWDEDTFGLEYDLDLFMIVAVEDFNMGAMENKGLNLFNAKLVLADKKSATDETFESIMAVIGHEYFHNWTGNRVTLRNWFNLTLKEGLTVFRDQWFTEDMTDPDVKRIKDILFLKEHQFPEDQGPMSHPIVPKSYTEMNNFYTVTVYEKGAEVIRLVSEILGRENFKKGLIDYLTRYDGQGVTFEEFISSMERAFGKPIPLLRNWYHRSGTPKIQVKDHFDETTKEWVFTITDRDSDALPLIFVNSYAAFGSDGKILSEGKRIQEGKVDEIRLCGYGPSYAKPILSLFRGLSSPVSLESTMPIEEIQILAENEPDGVSRFFNFQNLIFSWMDDLIQNGKSERFSIIIDTLRSCFKKDWDKTYFSFFLSFPSLSQMSEQLQCYDYLKLETYRKDAIKTISAQFSKEFQYLYEENRKTIPIQTKEEIGKRRLKNTSLYYLLHDPTSKFEGLAIAQQREAKHMSEEISALRYLIEIESKAKENVVTLFYDHWKHDALVLDSWFAAQVGFGENKSKILETLELHPKFNLKNPNKVRSLYFSYARNPLSFHDKTGIGYQIIAERIKRLNGINPQVAAGLAKLFSAASKQKGDLPNIAKRELEEIQNLPNLSKDLREVTEKIVNSL; the protein is encoded by the coding sequence ATGACATCATCCTCTTCCTCTCCTGTTCATAAAATAGAAGATTATTCCCCAAACCTTTGGTCCACTCCAAAGGTGCATTTACGTTTTGATTTAGACCCTCACCTCACAGTTGTCAGAGCTGACTATGAAGTAAAATTAAATGGGGAATCCCTAGGTCCTTTGTTTTTGAATGGCGAAAATCTTGAATTTTTGTCTTTGCGACTGAATGGAACGATAGCCGATCCATCCGAATATGAAATCAGCGAATTAGGACTCGTTGTTTTCCATCCACCTGGTGCAAATTTTCATCTCACAATTGAAAACCGAATCTGTCCTTCTAAAAATACATCATTAGAAGGTTTGTACAAGTCAGGTTCTATGTTATGCACTCAAAATGAACCAGAAGGATTCCGTAAGATTGTATATTCAATCGACCGACCGGATAATATGATGCGTTTTTTTGTAACCATTTCTGGTGACCCAAGTTTCTTTCCTGTTATGTTATCAAATGGGAATTTTATCACAGAACGAAACCTTCCCGATGGAAAAAAAGAAGTGGATTGGGAAGATCCTTTTCCTAAACCGACTTACTTATTTGCATTAGTTGCTGGAGAATTAGTCGAAACAAATGACGAATTTATTACCAAATCGGCAAAGAAGGTTACACTTAAAATTTTTGTCGAAAAGGGGAATGAAAATAAAGTTAACTTTGCTTTTGATTCTCTAAAAAAAGCAATGAAATGGGATGAAGATACGTTTGGGTTAGAATATGATTTGGATTTGTTTATGATCGTTGCTGTTGAAGATTTTAATATGGGAGCAATGGAAAATAAAGGATTAAATCTATTTAATGCAAAACTAGTATTAGCTGATAAAAAATCTGCCACAGACGAAACTTTTGAATCCATTATGGCAGTCATTGGTCATGAATACTTTCACAATTGGACTGGCAATCGTGTAACATTACGAAATTGGTTCAATTTAACACTCAAAGAAGGACTCACCGTGTTTCGTGACCAATGGTTTACAGAAGATATGACGGATCCCGATGTCAAAAGAATCAAAGATATTTTGTTTTTAAAAGAACACCAATTCCCAGAAGACCAAGGTCCCATGTCTCATCCTATTGTGCCAAAATCATATACTGAAATGAATAATTTTTATACAGTCACTGTATACGAAAAAGGCGCAGAAGTGATTCGTTTGGTATCTGAAATTTTAGGAAGAGAGAATTTCAAAAAAGGACTAATCGACTATCTAACACGTTATGACGGACAAGGGGTAACGTTCGAAGAATTTATTTCTTCAATGGAAAGAGCCTTCGGTAAACCAATCCCACTACTTAGAAATTGGTACCACCGCAGCGGGACACCAAAAATCCAAGTCAAAGATCACTTCGATGAAACTACAAAAGAATGGGTGTTTACGATTACTGATCGAGATTCGGATGCACTTCCTCTTATTTTTGTGAATTCTTATGCAGCCTTTGGTTCCGATGGCAAAATTCTATCAGAAGGAAAACGAATCCAAGAAGGGAAAGTAGATGAGATAAGGTTGTGTGGGTACGGGCCTTCGTATGCAAAACCAATTCTTTCTTTATTTCGAGGTTTATCGAGCCCTGTATCACTCGAATCAACAATGCCAATTGAGGAAATCCAAATTTTGGCAGAAAATGAACCAGATGGAGTATCTAGGTTTTTTAACTTTCAAAACTTAATTTTTTCTTGGATGGATGATTTGATCCAAAATGGGAAATCCGAACGATTCTCAATTATAATCGATACACTTCGATCTTGTTTTAAGAAAGACTGGGACAAAACTTATTTTAGTTTTTTTCTTAGTTTCCCTTCATTAAGCCAAATGAGTGAACAGTTACAGTGTTATGATTATTTAAAATTAGAAACTTATCGAAAGGATGCAATCAAAACCATATCGGCTCAGTTTTCAAAGGAATTTCAATATTTGTATGAAGAAAATCGTAAAACGATTCCCATCCAAACCAAGGAGGAGATTGGAAAACGTAGGTTAAAAAATACATCCCTTTATTATTTATTACATGATCCAACTTCCAAATTTGAAGGGCTTGCGATTGCTCAACAAAGAGAAGCAAAACATATGAGTGAAGAAATATCAGCTTTAAGATATTTAATTGAAATTGAATCCAAGGCAAAAGAAAATGTTGTAACTTTATTTTATGATCATTGGAAACACGATGCATTGGTTCTAGATAGTTGGTTTGCTGCACAAGTTGGATTTGGAGAAAACAAATCTAAAATATTGGAAACCTTGGAACTCCATCCTAAATTTAATCTAAAAAATCCCAATAAGGTAAGATCATTGTACTTTAGTTATGCAAGAAATCCTCTATCCTTTCATGATAAAACTGGGATCGGATACCAAATCATAGCAGAAAGGATCAAACGATTGAATGGAATCAATCCACAAGTGGCTGCAGGTCTTGCCAAGTTATTTTCGGCAGCTTCCAAACAAAAAGGAGATTTACCAAATATCGCCAAACGTGAATTAGAAGAAATACAAAACCTCCCCAATCTTTCAAAAGACTTAAGGGAGGTAACAGAAAAAATCGTTAACTCTCTTTAG
- a CDS encoding RNA recognition motif domain-containing protein, giving the protein MVSNKIYVGNLKFSLKEENIRQIFSVYGVIQDLKMIHDRETGNFRGFAFITYADPSEAEEAVAQMNGQPIDGRNLKVTFAEDKRKEKQN; this is encoded by the coding sequence ATGGTTTCAAATAAAATTTATGTGGGGAATCTAAAATTTTCCCTAAAGGAAGAGAATATCAGGCAAATTTTTTCAGTGTATGGAGTGATCCAAGATTTGAAAATGATACATGACCGAGAAACAGGTAATTTTAGAGGCTTTGCATTCATTACTTACGCAGATCCAAGTGAAGCGGAAGAAGCTGTGGCACAAATGAATGGCCAACCAATCGATGGCCGAAACCTAAAAGTTACATTTGCAGAGGACAAAAGAAAAGAAAAACAGAACTAA
- a CDS encoding EAL domain-containing response regulator — MNEKPYILCIDDEFFILWNLKEQLKKVFGSGFTIETAESAETAKEIIKEIDSTGADLCVVICDHVMPGQKGDEFLIEMQRTHPRTKKIMLTGQAPAQAIGNALNHGCLYRYLSKPWDAHDLELTIKQAIDAYFQEKSLEEKNKELADSLYFHRDTKYPNFESLAKELKSKNLSNTNQSILLIKIVTFPIIIKTFGIEVYRKIFRKVLQLLTVHLQAEHKVFHLYSDEIAILSNLSETSLVDIIRSFQMMLKSDEFYLDGVGFHLDCRYASASGQEDCYYKAKLALFQAETQNSMDFVSYTEDLSNDHHLQNFQLSQKIHSAIIEKKIVPYFQGILDNKTKEIQKFECLARIKDKETILTPDVFLKLAKVTGSIRMIGLQMIDESMQYFTNYPYDFSINLTEAELEYKSFSKWVESRLAQYKIDPTRVTFEILEDISFSEHKHSLSTIKDLKSIGCQIAIDDFGVQYSNLARLLEFNPDYLKIDGKFIKILPENKTAYLLVQGIVELARGIGAKVVAEFVDRPAIQDLVESLGIEYSQGFLFMKPSASIPEISELKL; from the coding sequence TTGAACGAAAAACCCTATATCCTATGCATAGACGATGAATTCTTTATTCTTTGGAACCTCAAGGAACAACTGAAGAAAGTATTCGGTTCAGGGTTTACCATAGAAACAGCAGAAAGTGCTGAAACTGCCAAAGAAATCATCAAAGAAATCGATAGCACAGGTGCTGATCTTTGTGTGGTGATCTGTGACCACGTGATGCCTGGCCAAAAAGGTGATGAGTTTCTCATCGAAATGCAGAGAACCCATCCACGTACCAAAAAAATCATGTTAACTGGGCAAGCTCCTGCCCAAGCCATAGGGAATGCACTTAACCACGGCTGTTTGTATCGGTACTTATCGAAGCCATGGGATGCTCATGACCTGGAGCTCACCATCAAACAGGCAATTGATGCCTATTTCCAAGAAAAATCGTTAGAAGAAAAAAACAAAGAATTAGCAGATTCACTTTATTTCCACCGAGACACAAAATACCCCAATTTTGAATCACTTGCCAAAGAACTTAAAAGCAAAAATTTATCAAATACCAACCAATCGATTTTACTCATCAAAATTGTCACGTTCCCAATCATCATCAAAACATTCGGAATTGAAGTGTACAGAAAAATATTTCGAAAAGTATTACAACTTCTCACAGTACATTTGCAAGCAGAACATAAAGTGTTTCATTTATACTCAGATGAAATTGCGATCTTGTCAAATTTGTCTGAAACTTCACTCGTCGATATCATTCGTAGTTTCCAAATGATGTTAAAGTCTGACGAATTTTACCTAGATGGAGTTGGTTTCCATTTGGACTGTCGCTATGCATCTGCGTCTGGCCAAGAAGATTGTTATTACAAAGCAAAACTTGCCCTCTTCCAAGCGGAAACACAAAACTCGATGGATTTTGTATCTTACACAGAAGATTTGTCTAACGACCACCATTTACAAAACTTCCAACTCAGTCAAAAAATCCATTCCGCCATCATTGAAAAAAAAATTGTGCCGTATTTCCAAGGAATCTTGGACAACAAAACAAAGGAAATCCAAAAGTTTGAATGTTTGGCACGTATTAAAGATAAAGAGACTATTTTAACACCCGATGTTTTCCTAAAACTTGCGAAAGTAACGGGGAGCATTCGTATGATCGGTTTACAAATGATCGATGAATCGATGCAGTATTTTACCAATTATCCATATGATTTTTCAATCAACTTAACGGAAGCAGAGTTGGAATATAAAAGTTTTAGTAAATGGGTGGAATCACGCCTCGCCCAATACAAAATTGATCCTACACGAGTTACTTTTGAAATCTTAGAAGATATCAGTTTTTCGGAACACAAACATAGTTTGTCTACAATCAAAGACTTAAAATCAATTGGATGCCAAATTGCAATCGATGATTTTGGTGTTCAATATTCCAATTTAGCTCGATTGTTAGAATTTAATCCAGATTATCTCAAAATCGATGGTAAATTTATAAAAATCTTACCTGAAAACAAAACTGCTTATTTATTAGTGCAAGGGATCGTGGAACTTGCGCGTGGAATTGGTGCCAAAGTTGTAGCTGAGTTTGTTGACCGTCCCGCCATACAAGACTTAGTGGAATCTTTAGGGATTGAATATTCTCAAGGGTTTTTATTTATGAAACCTTCTGCCTCCATTCCTGAAATATCTGAATTAAAATTATAA